The DNA sequence GGAAAGGTTCCTCTGACCCAGATGAAAAAGAAGATCACAGCAAACGTCTTTAATAAAAACCAGACCACCGGAGGTAAATACGGCCCATACCAGCCACCCAGATAGAGCGTCGTCGTGAGCGCACTGGCAATAACCACATGCCCGTATTCCCCCATCATCAACAGACCCCATTTCATCGAGCTGTATTCCGTCTGATAGCCGGCTACCAACTCATTTTCGCATTCAATGAGGTCAAACGGGGTTCGGGCACACTCCGCAAAGGCAGCGGTAAGAAAGAGGATGAACCCGAGTGGCTGATACACTATAAACCACATGTCCTTCTGGGCTTCCACGATCTTCACCAGGCTTAAACTCCCGGCCAGCATAAGCACCCCGATGATTGACAACCCCAAGGCCAGTTCGTAGCTAATCATCTGGGCCGACAGCCGCAACCCGCCAAGGAGCGAATACTTGTTGTTCGACGCCCAACCGCCGATAACTGCACCATACACTGCCATTCCCGCCACTGCAAAGATATAGAGGATGCCGATATTAACATCCGCAATCACCCCGCGGTTCAGACTGGCCACCGTCAGATCAAGGGTTTGACCATAAATGGTAATCTGGTCCGGTAGTATCTTATCTGCAAAAGGAATCGCCGCTAAAGGCAGAAACGCCGTCAATCCGACAATCATCGGCGCCAGCACAAACAAGACTTTATTTGCACTTGGCGGGGTAAAATCCTCTTTAAAGATCAGTTTGATCGCATCTGCCAGGGGCTGCAATAATCCCCAGGGACCTACCCGATTGGGACCGTAACGGAATTGGAGAAAACCCAAAACCTTACGCTCCATCAGCACGACGTAGGCGATGGTAGTGAGAAACACCACAAAGACAATGAGCGTCTTCACCACCAGGACCCCGACTAGTAACGGCAGGTTCATAGCTTTAACCCTTCTGAATAGTCACGCGACAAAGGTTTGAATTTAAGGTTAAGGTGTTCGCCATCGGGTCAGCAAAATGATCCGCCAGGAAGACCACCCCCGCCGGCATCTCCTCCGTGAGCGCCACCGTGACCGCAATACTACCCTGATTCGAACTGACAGTAACTTTTTCAGCAGCTGCAATCCCTAGAGCAGCAGCGTCATCCGGATTCATCTTCAACACCTGCCCGGAGAGGATGGTCATCGGACCGGCCGCCCAAGTGGTGAAGCTGCCAGAATGCCCCATGGTTTTCCCGACGATGAGGGTAAACGGCCCCTCTCCCGAAATATCCACCTCGGGACTAAAGGGGACAAACGTGCCTTTAACCTCCGCGGTGATAGACGGACAGGGCCAGCGGTAACCGGGCTGGATTCCGGCATAGAGCGGCATGCCTGCCGACATCTCTCTAAAGATGTCCTCTTCATTGGCATACTCCATGGGAACATCCAGCTTTCGACTGAGGTCAGCAATGATCTGCCAACCGGGCCTGACTCCATTGGTGCCAACCGCGGCTTGCAATCTCCCCAGTTTGCCGTCGGTGTTGGTGTAGGTGCCGTTCACTTCAGCATGAATGGCGACCGGCAACACGACATCGGCTACCTTGGCCGTCTCCGTCATAAAGGCGCCTTGCATGACAATAAATTTAGCCTTCTGCAAAATACCCAGCACCCGTGTACTATTGGGCAACTGCCGCACCATGTCGCCGCCCATGATATAAAAGGCCTGCGGCGCATTAACGGCGTTATTTTCCAGTTTGCTCAGAGCTTCATCCAGCGGCATCCCGGCAAGGGTCGAAGGCGCCTTTCCCCATATGTCAGTAAAGGCCGTCCCGCCGCCTAATTCCTGATAGCCCGGCAGCAGGTTGGGCAGCACCCCGACGTCGCAGACACCGTGAGTGTTATTTTTCTCCGCGATGGGGTAGAGCCCGCTGCCTGGATTGCACGGCTGGCCGATAAGCAGGAAAAGATTAGCGATAGCCACGGCGTTTTCTTTGCCTTGGACCTGAGCCAGCACATCATTGCCGAAGATAATCGCCGGCGCTTGGGCCTGAGCCAAAAGCTTTCCAGCTTCTCGCAGGTCCCCGACCAGAACACCGGTCCTGCTTTTGATATCCTGCAAAGGCGCCTTCAGCAGGTTCTCTTTGAAAACCTCGAAACCCTCGGCTGCTAAATAGGGCTCATGGCCAGGCTTGCCCTCGAGCACCGCCTCCATCAAGCCGACCAGCAAGGCCCGTTCGCTTCCCGGTTTATAGCGCATTTTAAGGTGTGCATACCGATCATATTTGGTTTTCCGGGGATTGGCGACGATCAACCGGAAATTTTCATTTTGCAGGGCCTTCATGAGCTGCCAACCATAAGGCGGCATTTCCGGCGTAACATCAGCACCCAGGACCAGCACGACGTCAGCCTGAGATAATTTCTCGCAATCGCCTAACACAAAAGGAAAGCCTTTGCCTTTGGCGCCTTCCTCCAACATGAGCGGGCTGTGAAACGGCTTGCTGATTTTCTGCCGCTCCGGATTGATCCCTTCAATCTCAGGCTTGCCGAAGACCTCGGCTATCCCCTCCAAGGCCCGGAGATAGTTATATCTGGCCGGGTTGTCGATCTGATTTGATCCCAAACCGACTCGGAAGAGTTTCTGCAAGAGATAATTGGCTTCATTCGAGGCCCGGGGAGATCCGATGCCATAGACGGCGCCGGAACCGCTCTTGGCCATCACCTGCATCAAACCTTGTGCGGCGAACTCCAACGCCTCGTCCCAGGTAGCCTCGACGAACTGTCCACCCTTCTTAATGAGAGGAGTCTTGATCCGTTCCGGCGAATTCAAGACGCCAAAACCGAAGCGACCCCGCATACAAAGGAGCGGATTCTCCGCCTCCCGGCTGACTCGCAGGACCTTGCCATCCTTGACGTTCACCTGGTAATTACAACCCCCGCCGCAGAACTGGCAAATGGTCTCCGATTGCGTCATCTCCCAACTGCGGGCGCTGTACTTGAACAGCTTATTGATCAAGGCCCCGACCGGACAGACCTCAATACAGGTGCCACAGAACTCGCAGTTCAATGGCTGCTGACCGCTGCCCAGATCCGTGAAATATCCCCGGTTCTCAAAATTAATGGCGCTGGCCCCTACCCTCTCCCGACAGACGCGCACACACCGGCCGCAGGTGACGCACCGGGTGTTATAACGTTCGATGAGGGGCGATTCAACATCATTGTTTATGGGCTTACGCGCCGCTTCATAATCTACTTCGGCTATGCCAAGTTCATGCGTGAGATTCTGCAGCTCGCATTCGCCCCCTTTGTCACACCAGGGGCAATCCAGCGGGTGGTTGACCAGCATGAATTTCACCAATTCCCGACGGATACTCTTGATCCGCTCGGAATTGGTAATAACTTCCATCCCCTCGCTCACCCTGGTGGTACAGGCGGGTTGCGGTCTGGGGGGGCCGGGCTTGACTTCCACCACGCAAATCCGGCACGAGCCGATGGCTTTGATAGCCGGATGGTAGCAGAGAAAGGGTATACGTATTCCGTTCGCCTGCGCAGCCTGGAGAATAGTTTTTCCCTCTTCCACCTGTATTGCTTTGCCATCGATCGTCAGATTGATCATTGTTATTTCCTAATAGTTTGACAGGTATCGGTCGTCATCGCTGTGCTTACCGGTCCACGTCGGCTAACACAATATCCATCGTTCCAATGAGGGCAATAATATCAGACAACAGACGCCCTTTTGCCAATATCTTGGTGGGTGACAGGTTAATAAACGACGGACCCCTGACCTTCACCCGGAATGGTTTCGGACTGCCGTCACTGATGATATAAAAGCCCAACTCGCCTTTGGGGGCCTCAATAGCATGATAAACCTCGCCCGCAGGAGGAGTCAGACCTCTTTCAATAAGCAGAAAATGATTAATTAATGCTTCAATATTGTTATACACCTTCTCCTTGGGAGGCAGGCTGACCGTGGGATCATCGACGTTGACCTCTCCCTCCGGCAGCTTTTCCAACACCTGCCGACAGATCCGGTTGCTCTGCACCATCTCCTCCATGCGAACCAGATAGCGGTCGTAGGTGTCGCCATTCTGTCCCAAAGGCACGACAAAGTCAAAATCCTGGTAGCTGGAATACGGCGTATCCCGCCGAATATCCCAATCAACCCCCGAACCGCGGGCCATGGGACCGGACCAACCCCAATCGATGGCCTCTTCTCTAGTCATAATGCCCACGTCCTTGGTGCGGGCAATCCAGATGCGGTTTTTGGTTAGCAGATTGTGGTAATCCTTAATTTTTTCCGGAAAGGCCTTGACAAATTCCCAGGCCTTCTCAACAAACCCGGGCGGTAAATCTGCCGCCAAACCGCCAATCCGGAGATAGCAGGGAAAGAGCCGACCACCCCATGCCATCTCAAAGAGGTCCATGAGCTGCTCCCGTTCGCGAAAAGCAAAGAACAGAGGAGTCATGGCGCCTAAATCGTGGCCGTGGGTTCCCAGCCAGAAGAGATGGCTGGAGATCCGGGTGAACTCCGCCATGAGAACCCGGATATACTGGGCCCGCTTAGGGACTTCGACGCCCAGCAGCTTTTCCACTGCCAGGACATAGCCCAGGTTATTGGCGGTGCCGGCCAGATAATCCAACCTATCAGTCAGCGGCAGACACTGATGGTAGGTGCGGTTCTCGCACATCTTTTCGATACCCCGGTGCAAGTAGCCGATATCTGGGTCGGCGTTAACGATCACTTCCCCATCCAGCTCCAACCAGACCCTGAGCACGCCGTGGGTACTGGGGTGCTGCGGACCCAGGTTCAGGAGCATGGTCTCGGTGCGAGGTGCTAATTCGGCGCTATTCATCGTGTATACGTCCTAATACCCTTCTTGGGGATAATCTTTCCTTAACGGGTGATAGCCTTCACATTCCGGCGGCGTCAGAATCCGGCGCAGATCGGGATGACCGCTAAACTTGATGCCTACTAAATCGTAGGCTTCCCGCTCATGCCAGTCCGCTGTAGACCACACCGACACCACCGATGGCAGGGCCGGGGCGTCATCATTGGCACAGAATGCCTTCAACGCGATCCTATTTCGGTTCTGGTGCGAATATAAATGGTAGGTTGCCGCGAACCGGGGTGAAGCCGGGTGATAATCCACCCCCGAAACCGAGGAGAGGTATCGGAAAGACGTCTCCGGATCATCCCGCAGAAATTCACATATCTCCACCAACTTTTCCGGTTTGACCGTGACCGTAGCATCTCCCCGAAACTCATAGACGTCCACAATCTCATCGGGGAATTGAGCCTGCAATTTGTTAATGGCCATGTCCATGCGTCCTCCTGGCCGGAATCTGATCGCGATATTTCTTCGTCAGGAATGGGTCTTTTAAGATCTTGTCGTGGAGTTTGAGGATACCATACAACAGCCCCTCAGGCCGGGGGGGGCAACCGGGGACATATACATCCACCGGCAGATACTGGTCAATGCCCTGGACCACCGCATAGCTTCTAAATATGCCACCCGAAGAGGCACAGGCCCCCATGGCAATTACCCACTTCGGCTCGGTCATCTGCTCGTAAATCCGGACCACCGCCGGTACCATCTTTTTCGTCACCGTGCCGGCCACGATCATCAAATCGGCCTGGCGCGGCGACGCCCGAAAAGCCTCCATCCCAAAACGGGCAATGTCATAACGGTTCGCTGCGGTCACAATCATCTCGATAGCGCAGCAGGCCAACCCAAAGGTCGCCGGCCAGAGAGAATTCTTCCGGGCCCAATCCACCATCTTCTCTAAAGAGGTCGTTAAAATATTGTTCCCTAAATGTTCTTCAATACCCATCCCGTGTTCCTCTTTATCTTCCGCCGTCGGCAGGTCTGATTTTACACTTAACCTCCACCCTGGCAGATAGAGTGATTAAACCAGCATCATCTCTTGCCGGGATGCCTTATTCCCACTGGAGGGCGCCTTTACCCCAAACATAGGCCAGGCCTACTGCCAGGACGAGAATAAAGATCCCCATTTCAATGAGGCCAAACAATCCCAGGGCCCGGTAAATCACTGCCCAGGGATAGAGAAAAATTGCTTCAATGTCGAACACCAGAAAAAACATGGCAATGACGAAAAACTTCACCGAATAACGGCTACGGGCATCTCCGGACGGAATCATGCCGCACTCGTAGGGAAGGTCCTTGACTGCCGTGTGAGTCTTCTTCCCCAAGGCCTCAGAGAGAGCCACCATCCCTACCGCCACGCCAAGGGCTATGACCAGATACACCAGAATTGGTAGATAATCGATAAGCATCGCCTGTTCCTTTGTTAGCCTTTCCGGCCCTGTCTTCCTCTCGCTACCCGGCGCTTCGCCGGCTCATCGAAGCGGCAGCCACCCCTATTTTTTGCACAGGGGGCAGGTCCCGTTCAAATGAGCCAGATAATCATCACGATAGCGTTCTATCGTCGTCTTGATAAAAAATATGGGACTCATGGCCAGAGCGCAGTTGGCGCTATCCGCCATTACCTGGGCTACCTTGATCATTTTATCCAGATCGGCTTCTTCTCCCCGACCATCGGCAATCTTGCAAATCAGGTCGTAGAGAATCCTGGTGCCCCGCCGACAGGGTAGACAGAAACCGCACGACTCGTGTTGGAAGAAGTAGAGGATGCACTTGACCACATCAACAATGCAGGTATCCTCATCCATGACCAGCATAGTGCCCGACCCCAGAGCACCTTCGATAGCCCCCATGGCCTTATATTCCATCGGAGTGTCGAGCTGGTCTTCGGTGATGAAGCCGAAAGAAGCACCGCCGGTCTGACAGGCCTTGAACTTCTTGCCACCCCGGATGCCGCCGCCGTATCTGTCGATCAATTCCCGCACCGTCATGCCCAGATCGGCCTCAATGACGCCGGGCTGGTTCACATGCCCAACCACCTGGAAGATCTTGGTGCCGGTAGCGTCTTCGGTGCCTTTGGCCTTATACCATTCGCCGCCTTTGCTGATAATCATCGGAATACTTGACAGCGTTTCGACATTATTGACAATACTGGGCTTGCCCCAAACACCAACCTGACCCGGAAACGGCGGTTTAACCCGCGGATTACCCCGCTTGCCCTCGATCGATTCGATCAGGGCCGTTTCTTCCCCGCATACATAGGCGCCGCCACCGGACTGCACTTCGATGGTAAAACTGAAGTCGGAACCGAAAATATTCTTGCCCAAACAACCATTTTGCATGGCCTGATCGATGGCATTCTGCAGACGCAGCATCGACAGATAGTATTCCCCCCGGACATAGATATACCCATGAGAGGCGCCTACCGCATAGCCGGCCAGGGCCATGCCCTCCAGCACCCGGTGGGGATCGCCCTCCATAATATACCGGTCCTTGATTGTGCCCGGCTCACCTTCATCAGCATTGCAGACAATATACTTGGGGATAATCGGACTCGGCTGGGTAAAGGACCATTTCAACCCCGCCGGGAAACCGGCACCACCTCGACCTCGAACCCCGGCCGTCTTCACCTCATTAATGGCATCCACCTGGCTCATCGAGGTGACGGCCTTTTTCAGCCCTTCGTAGCCGCCCTTGGCCCGATAATCATCCAAACTCATCGGATCAATCCGGTCCAGGTTGGCGAACAATACCATGTTGTCCTGATCTAACGGATACGCCAAGGGCTTAATCGTCGTGCGCGCCAGAGTGCGGTAATCTACTTCTTTCCCCGCCCGGTAGTTATCCAGGATTTCCTTGACCTTCGCACCCGTCAGATTACCAAAGACCACTTCGTTGATCTGCATGGCCGGGGCCACTTCGCATGTACCTAAACACGCCGTAAGTTCTAAGGTGAAAAGGCCATCCGAGGTTGTCCCCCCCACCTCTACTCCCAATTCTTCCTTCAGCGCCTCCAGGATATTCTCCGCCCCGTTGACATGACAGGGCGCTGATTCGCACATCCGGATAATATATCTGCCCCGGGGAGTAACAGAATACATGCTATAGAAAGTCAAAACCCCATATAGATAACCATATGGGATTTCAAGTTCTTTCGCTACCAGTTGTAAGGCCTCCAGGGGCAGCCAGTTACCACAGATATCCTGCACGGCGTGCAAGATGGGCAACACCTTCCCTTTTACCTTACCCAACTGCTGACATACTTCTCTGATGCGCTTGACCTGTTCCGAGGTCAATTCGGCGCTTACGGGCTTTTTTAATTCCGCCATGGTTGCTAGCCTCAAGCTCAAGATGTCATTTAGGAATAAATGAAAAAATCCACAAAGCAAAATCCTACTTTTCCGCTTCAGCCATAATCCATGATGTTTTTATAATGCGCCAGGGCTGTTTGTCAAGCATAATTTGTGACAGAAATATTTTTTCCCTGACCCCTCTAAATTCATCGGTTTATGAAGCCGGGCTCGTGGCCCCTCCTGTTTGGTATATGTTCAAAATATTCTAAGTATCGCAATCTTAAAGTTATTTAAGAAGATATCGGTCAATGGCCGCAGATAGTCGCGCCACTGCTTCTCCACGATCTCCAGGCTGTTCCCTGCGGACCGGGTAATAGAGGCAACCGCGATCCAACTTCACCTGGTTAGATATTTTACGGTATTATTTTGATTGAATATTTGCTATAATAGGAAACTATCTCATACATAATCCCACTCTTGTCGCCTGCACCTCGGTCTTTTCCATCGGCATCTATAAGCCTGTATTATTGGGTGATTTTTCGTCAGCAGTAAATATTTACCAAGAGGAGAAGAACATGGCAGACAAAATTACCCTGAGCGTGATCAAAGCCGATGTCGGCGGCTACGTGGGGCATTGCGCCATGCACGGCGAGCTGATTTTGGAGGCCAGCCGTCATTTAGATGATGCCCGCAGCCAGGGAGTCCTCGTTGACTACCACGTCACCGCCTGTGGTGATGACCTGGAACTCATCATGACCCACTCTCATGGCGTTGATAATCGGGATGTCCATCATCTCGCCTGGGAGGTCTTTGAGGCCTGCACCGAAGTCGCCAAAAAATTAAAGCTCTACGGCGCCGGACAGGACCTGCTGAGCCACGCTTTTTCCGGCAATGTCAGAGGCATGGGTCCGGGCGTGGCAGAAATGGAGTTTGTCGAGCGCGAGTCTGAGCCCATCGTTATCTTTATGGCTGATAAGACATCGGCCGGGGCCTGGAATTTGCCCCTCTACAAGATTTTCGCCGATCCATTTAATACCGCCGGTCTGGTCATCGCTCCCACTCTGCATGCAGGTTTTCGCTACGAAGTCCATGACGTTAAAGGTCATCAGAAAATATTATTCAGCACTCCGGAGGAACTCTATGATCTCCTGGTTTTTATCGGCGCCACCGGACGTTATCTAGTAAAAGCGGTCTATACCAAAGACGGGGAAATAGCCGCCGTCTCCTCTACCGAGCGACTGGCTCTAATTGCCGGAAAATACGTCGGTAAGGATGATCCGGTCTGTGTCGTCCGCTGCCAGGGAAAGTTTCCCGCCGTCGGAGAGGTTGTGGAACCCTTTTCCATGCCCCACATCGTCGAGGGCTGGATGCGCGGCTCTCATTACGGCCCCCTCATGCCGGTCCCGTTATCACAGGCCCGTCCCACCCGATTCGATGGCCCTCCCCGAGTTATATGCTTGGGTTTCCAACTGGCTAACGGCCACCTCGTTGGCCCCTGCGATATTTTTGATGATCCCAGCTTTAATGAAGCCCGCCGCCTCTGCAATGTCATTGCCGACCACCTGCGCCGCCACGGCCCCTTTGAACCGCATCGCCTGCCCATGGACGAAATGGAATATACCACGCTGCCCCAGGTGATGGCCAAGCTACAGGACCGTTGGCAACCTCTGGAAAACTAGGTTAAAACAGCATCAGGTCTTGTCCTGGAACTTCCCGGAAGGCTATGACAAGACCTGGTTCAAAGTCCTACTGTCATTAGTTATCCATAATAAACGTGGCATATCAGTAGCTTAGTCTAATACGCTAATTGTCATTCTTAATAACTATCTTTGATTTATCGAATTTACAGAATTTCTCATCAATCCCTCTTCCCTTCACCCCCTTCTCTCTCCCCTTTTATTGATTGCGCCGGCCTCCAGCCTGTGTCGCAGTTATTTTCTGGTCAACAACCGGAAACCGAAAACTTTACCTCGAATGACAGATATGCCATTTTACAAGCAGTGCGAGACTGAAATATGATATGATGAAGCGGGTGGCGGAAATGACCCATGCTGGTTGCCGACTCTCAGCCGACAGAGAGGTATCTGTTATGGAAAGAAACTCAGAGTTTTTTAACTGTAAAGAAGCCATTGCCGGCCCCGTTCCGAGATCATTCCGGCAGACCTTGATATCTCTGGCCGCAGGGATGTTCCTTCTGCTAGCCTGTCTGGGCGGGTCGGACCGACAGCCCGCCTGGGGCCAGGAAAAATCCAATGGAGGCGCCGTGATGTCGCAGATTACGATCAATCCTGTCGGCCGGGTAGAACGGCGGGGAGAAAAGATCTTTGTAGTGGTGAAACCAGATTACGCTGAATCTTTGGATGGCCTAGAGGGCTTTTCTCACCTCTGGGTGATCTATTGGTTCCATGGCAACGATACGCCTGAGAAACGACGTACTTTGAAGGTCCATCCGCGCGGGAACCCGGCCAATCCCCTTACCGGCGTCTTTGCCACCCGTTCCCCGGCCCGCCC is a window from the Desulfobacca acetoxidans DSM 11109 genome containing:
- the nuoH gene encoding NADH-quinone oxidoreductase subunit NuoH; translated protein: MNLPLLVGVLVVKTLIVFVVFLTTIAYVVLMERKVLGFLQFRYGPNRVGPWGLLQPLADAIKLIFKEDFTPPSANKVLFVLAPMIVGLTAFLPLAAIPFADKILPDQITIYGQTLDLTVASLNRGVIADVNIGILYIFAVAGMAVYGAVIGGWASNNKYSLLGGLRLSAQMISYELALGLSIIGVLMLAGSLSLVKIVEAQKDMWFIVYQPLGFILFLTAAFAECARTPFDLIECENELVAGYQTEYSSMKWGLLMMGEYGHVVIASALTTTLYLGGWYGPYLPPVVWFLLKTFAVIFFFIWVRGTFPRFRFDQLMYLGWKVMLPLALVNILITGVAMLYF
- a CDS encoding molybdopterin-dependent oxidoreductase, which produces MINLTIDGKAIQVEEGKTILQAAQANGIRIPFLCYHPAIKAIGSCRICVVEVKPGPPRPQPACTTRVSEGMEVITNSERIKSIRRELVKFMLVNHPLDCPWCDKGGECELQNLTHELGIAEVDYEAARKPINNDVESPLIERYNTRCVTCGRCVRVCRERVGASAINFENRGYFTDLGSGQQPLNCEFCGTCIEVCPVGALINKLFKYSARSWEMTQSETICQFCGGGCNYQVNVKDGKVLRVSREAENPLLCMRGRFGFGVLNSPERIKTPLIKKGGQFVEATWDEALEFAAQGLMQVMAKSGSGAVYGIGSPRASNEANYLLQKLFRVGLGSNQIDNPARYNYLRALEGIAEVFGKPEIEGINPERQKISKPFHSPLMLEEGAKGKGFPFVLGDCEKLSQADVVLVLGADVTPEMPPYGWQLMKALQNENFRLIVANPRKTKYDRYAHLKMRYKPGSERALLVGLMEAVLEGKPGHEPYLAAEGFEVFKENLLKAPLQDIKSRTGVLVGDLREAGKLLAQAQAPAIIFGNDVLAQVQGKENAVAIANLFLLIGQPCNPGSGLYPIAEKNNTHGVCDVGVLPNLLPGYQELGGGTAFTDIWGKAPSTLAGMPLDEALSKLENNAVNAPQAFYIMGGDMVRQLPNSTRVLGILQKAKFIVMQGAFMTETAKVADVVLPVAIHAEVNGTYTNTDGKLGRLQAAVGTNGVRPGWQIIADLSRKLDVPMEYANEEDIFREMSAGMPLYAGIQPGYRWPCPSITAEVKGTFVPFSPEVDISGEGPFTLIVGKTMGHSGSFTTWAAGPMTILSGQVLKMNPDDAAALGIAAAEKVTVSSNQGSIAVTVALTEEMPAGVVFLADHFADPMANTLTLNSNLCRVTIQKG
- the nuoD gene encoding NADH dehydrogenase (quinone) subunit D, coding for MNSAELAPRTETMLLNLGPQHPSTHGVLRVWLELDGEVIVNADPDIGYLHRGIEKMCENRTYHQCLPLTDRLDYLAGTANNLGYVLAVEKLLGVEVPKRAQYIRVLMAEFTRISSHLFWLGTHGHDLGAMTPLFFAFREREQLMDLFEMAWGGRLFPCYLRIGGLAADLPPGFVEKAWEFVKAFPEKIKDYHNLLTKNRIWIARTKDVGIMTREEAIDWGWSGPMARGSGVDWDIRRDTPYSSYQDFDFVVPLGQNGDTYDRYLVRMEEMVQSNRICRQVLEKLPEGEVNVDDPTVSLPPKEKVYNNIEALINHFLLIERGLTPPAGEVYHAIEAPKGELGFYIISDGSPKPFRVKVRGPSFINLSPTKILAKGRLLSDIIALIGTMDIVLADVDR
- a CDS encoding NADH-quinone oxidoreductase subunit C, producing the protein MAINKLQAQFPDEIVDVYEFRGDATVTVKPEKLVEICEFLRDDPETSFRYLSSVSGVDYHPASPRFAATYHLYSHQNRNRIALKAFCANDDAPALPSVVSVWSTADWHEREAYDLVGIKFSGHPDLRRILTPPECEGYHPLRKDYPQEGY
- a CDS encoding NADH-quinone oxidoreductase subunit B, whose translation is MGIEEHLGNNILTTSLEKMVDWARKNSLWPATFGLACCAIEMIVTAANRYDIARFGMEAFRASPRQADLMIVAGTVTKKMVPAVVRIYEQMTEPKWVIAMGACASSGGIFRSYAVVQGIDQYLPVDVYVPGCPPRPEGLLYGILKLHDKILKDPFLTKKYRDQIPARRTHGHGH
- a CDS encoding NADH-quinone oxidoreductase subunit A, with amino-acid sequence MLIDYLPILVYLVIALGVAVGMVALSEALGKKTHTAVKDLPYECGMIPSGDARSRYSVKFFVIAMFFLVFDIEAIFLYPWAVIYRALGLFGLIEMGIFILVLAVGLAYVWGKGALQWE
- the nuoF gene encoding NADH-quinone oxidoreductase subunit NuoF, encoding MAELKKPVSAELTSEQVKRIREVCQQLGKVKGKVLPILHAVQDICGNWLPLEALQLVAKELEIPYGYLYGVLTFYSMYSVTPRGRYIIRMCESAPCHVNGAENILEALKEELGVEVGGTTSDGLFTLELTACLGTCEVAPAMQINEVVFGNLTGAKVKEILDNYRAGKEVDYRTLARTTIKPLAYPLDQDNMVLFANLDRIDPMSLDDYRAKGGYEGLKKAVTSMSQVDAINEVKTAGVRGRGGAGFPAGLKWSFTQPSPIIPKYIVCNADEGEPGTIKDRYIMEGDPHRVLEGMALAGYAVGASHGYIYVRGEYYLSMLRLQNAIDQAMQNGCLGKNIFGSDFSFTIEVQSGGGAYVCGEETALIESIEGKRGNPRVKPPFPGQVGVWGKPSIVNNVETLSSIPMIISKGGEWYKAKGTEDATGTKIFQVVGHVNQPGVIEADLGMTVRELIDRYGGGIRGGKKFKACQTGGASFGFITEDQLDTPMEYKAMGAIEGALGSGTMLVMDEDTCIVDVVKCILYFFQHESCGFCLPCRRGTRILYDLICKIADGRGEEADLDKMIKVAQVMADSANCALAMSPIFFIKTTIERYRDDYLAHLNGTCPLCKK
- the fbp gene encoding fructose-1,6-bisphosphate aldolase/phosphatase yields the protein MADKITLSVIKADVGGYVGHCAMHGELILEASRHLDDARSQGVLVDYHVTACGDDLELIMTHSHGVDNRDVHHLAWEVFEACTEVAKKLKLYGAGQDLLSHAFSGNVRGMGPGVAEMEFVERESEPIVIFMADKTSAGAWNLPLYKIFADPFNTAGLVIAPTLHAGFRYEVHDVKGHQKILFSTPEELYDLLVFIGATGRYLVKAVYTKDGEIAAVSSTERLALIAGKYVGKDDPVCVVRCQGKFPAVGEVVEPFSMPHIVEGWMRGSHYGPLMPVPLSQARPTRFDGPPRVICLGFQLANGHLVGPCDIFDDPSFNEARRLCNVIADHLRRHGPFEPHRLPMDEMEYTTLPQVMAKLQDRWQPLEN
- the tsaA gene encoding tRNA (N6-threonylcarbamoyladenosine(37)-N6)-methyltransferase TrmO, which produces MERNSEFFNCKEAIAGPVPRSFRQTLISLAAGMFLLLACLGGSDRQPAWGQEKSNGGAVMSQITINPVGRVERRGEKIFVVVKPDYAESLDGLEGFSHLWVIYWFHGNDTPEKRRTLKVHPRGNPANPLTGVFATRSPARPNLIGMDACRLIKRDGNRLEVEGLAAWDETPVIDLKPYLPQIDSPANTTIPKWARSIPPR